One region of Mucilaginibacter sp. 14171R-50 genomic DNA includes:
- a CDS encoding AI-2E family transporter, with protein MSIKIKDQPFYIQSTAVLFGLVLLVYIMIQLADILVPLAFAAFLAILLNPLVNRLQRYKVPKVLSIAIAMLIMIIVVATVFYFLSTQIAQFGDSLPMLQKKFEAITADLKNWIQSTFGVKISKQEQMLKDGLKNSQALLGRTVNGVLATLAIIFLLPVYIFLMLFYKTLILNFLYEVFSEENSKKVSDVLSETKSAIQSYIVGLLIEMIIVAAMNSAALVLLGVKYGILIGCIGAILNLIPYLGGIIAIALPVLMATVTKDGYSTQLGVIIAYIVIQFIDNNILVPRIVSSKVQINALMSIIVVLLGNALWGVSGMFLSIPFVAVLKIMFDRIDDLKPWGKLLGDNVPTRHMGEMWRNRNKRNAVLPKKQDSL; from the coding sequence ATGTCGATAAAAATTAAAGATCAGCCCTTTTACATCCAAAGCACCGCTGTGCTGTTTGGACTTGTTTTATTGGTGTATATAATGATACAGTTGGCTGATATACTGGTGCCGCTTGCCTTCGCGGCCTTTTTAGCCATATTACTGAACCCGCTTGTAAACCGTTTACAGCGTTACAAAGTGCCCAAAGTGCTATCTATTGCAATAGCTATGCTCATCATGATAATTGTTGTAGCTACCGTGTTTTATTTCCTGAGCACACAGATAGCACAATTCGGCGATTCGCTGCCCATGCTGCAAAAAAAGTTTGAGGCCATAACCGCCGACCTGAAAAACTGGATACAGAGCACTTTCGGCGTAAAAATATCCAAGCAGGAACAAATGCTTAAAGATGGGCTAAAAAACAGTCAGGCCCTGCTTGGCCGTACTGTTAATGGTGTTTTAGCAACGCTGGCCATTATCTTCTTGCTTCCTGTATATATTTTTCTGATGCTGTTTTATAAAACACTTATTCTTAATTTTTTATACGAAGTTTTTTCAGAAGAAAACTCTAAAAAGGTTAGCGACGTACTAAGCGAGACCAAAAGCGCCATACAAAGCTATATAGTTGGTTTGTTGATAGAGATGATAATTGTAGCCGCTATGAACTCGGCGGCACTGGTATTACTTGGTGTAAAGTATGGCATATTAATAGGTTGCATAGGCGCTATTCTAAACCTGATACCTTATCTGGGCGGTATAATAGCTATAGCGCTGCCTGTTTTAATGGCCACTGTAACCAAAGATGGCTACTCTACCCAGTTGGGCGTAATTATCGCCTACATCGTAATTCAGTTTATTGATAATAATATACTGGTACCTCGTATTGTGTCATCCAAGGTGCAAATAAACGCGCTGATGTCTATAATTGTGGTGCTACTGGGCAATGCGCTGTGGGGGGTGTCGGGTATGTTCCTGTCTATCCCCTTTGTGGCAGTGTTAAAAATAATGTTCGACCGTATTGACGACCTTAAGCCATGGGGTAAGCTGCTTGGCGATAACGTACCCACACGCCATATGGGCGAAATGTGGCGAAACCGCAATAAGCGCAACGCGGTGCTGCCTAAAAAGCAAGATAGTCTATAG
- a CDS encoding pitrilysin family protein, translating to MKKYIYLLLIAAATTGVKPAFAQQKAYEMMVDGVKVIVQPSGNDIVEIQTVIKGGVQNYPATKIGIESMAFNALTECGTLKHSKNEFKNQLDKISAAVYGGSNKNFSVLKLNCIKSDLETAWPLYVEAITIPKFDAKEFERIKQDAITNLKAQDSDPDYAIDKYADKVAFAGRDYAKDPSGTPETIQKLTAEETKAYYHSILTKSRMLIVVVADLDRADIEAKVKGMLTGIKQGAPFELKKSFFRAYKNTFSAENRELATNYVEGITSGPAPGTPDFDAFNVAMRIFADKHFLDVRTNNGLSYAPQSWFSVGATSVAKFSVSTTEPDKYIKVFDKLVDRIKSQGFNAAEVADMKVTYLTGFYYKNETNSAQASSIASNEVLHNNWKRSLTLAEDVKKLTPQQVSDAFRKYIGNIIWVYQGDTKKVNPLLFTNGTLNKGDNPVTH from the coding sequence ATGAAGAAATATATATATCTATTGTTAATTGCCGCTGCCACAACAGGTGTGAAACCTGCCTTTGCCCAGCAAAAGGCATACGAAATGATGGTTGACGGCGTAAAGGTTATTGTTCAGCCAAGCGGTAACGACATTGTAGAGATACAAACCGTTATAAAAGGTGGGGTGCAAAATTACCCTGCCACAAAAATAGGTATCGAATCGATGGCTTTTAACGCACTTACCGAATGCGGTACCTTAAAGCACAGCAAAAACGAATTTAAAAACCAACTTGATAAAATTAGTGCAGCCGTATATGGCGGCAGCAACAAAAACTTTTCGGTATTAAAATTAAACTGTATAAAAAGCGACCTTGAAACTGCCTGGCCTTTATACGTTGAGGCCATTACCATTCCTAAATTTGACGCCAAAGAGTTTGAGCGCATTAAACAGGACGCTATAACCAATTTGAAAGCGCAGGACTCAGACCCGGACTACGCCATTGATAAATATGCCGATAAAGTGGCGTTTGCGGGCCGTGATTATGCTAAAGACCCGAGCGGAACACCCGAAACCATACAAAAGCTTACCGCCGAAGAAACTAAAGCTTATTATCATTCGATCTTAACAAAGTCGAGAATGCTGATAGTTGTAGTAGCCGACCTTGACCGTGCTGATATTGAAGCGAAGGTAAAGGGCATGCTTACCGGTATTAAACAAGGCGCCCCGTTTGAATTAAAGAAATCGTTTTTCAGGGCTTATAAAAATACCTTCTCGGCCGAAAATCGCGAACTGGCTACAAACTACGTTGAGGGTATTACCAGCGGGCCTGCACCCGGTACGCCGGATTTTGACGCCTTTAACGTGGCCATGCGAATATTCGCCGATAAGCACTTTTTAGACGTCCGCACTAATAACGGGCTATCGTATGCGCCGCAATCATGGTTCAGTGTAGGCGCTACATCAGTCGCTAAGTTTTCGGTATCAACTACCGAGCCTGATAAATACATCAAGGTGTTTGATAAACTGGTTGACAGGATAAAAAGCCAGGGTTTTAACGCCGCCGAGGTTGCCGATATGAAGGTTACCTACTTAACCGGCTTTTATTATAAGAACGAAACCAATAGCGCGCAGGCATCATCAATTGCTTCTAACGAGGTGCTGCATAACAACTGGAAACGCTCTTTAACACTTGCTGAGGATGTTAAAAAACTTACACCTCAACAGGTAAGCGATGCCTTCCGTAAATATATCGGCAATATTATTTGGGTTTACCAGGGCGATACCAAAAAGGTTAACCCGTTGCTGTTTACAAACGGCACACTAAACAAGGGCGATAACCCGGTAACGCATTAA
- a CDS encoding pitrilysin family protein has translation MTLKITKLLTLTAVGIAATLCAVAQPRLPEGYFYKKLPNGLDVVVIENSKVPLTTIEIAVKNGAYTEGPEFSGLSHLFEHMFFKANKDYPDQEKFLKRTQELGAIWNGTTGNERVNYYFTIGKDSLEAGLKLMNASVRFPIYREEDMKKERPVVDGEFQRNESSPGFQLYYDISKNLWGDLITRKMPIGIHEVINTATPEKMMIIKNKYYFPNNSLLIVCGDVKHEDGFKKVEAIFGDWASSGFNPHEKYPIPAFKPVEKSVAFVKEMSIARTPFMMYAWQGPAYMTDSASTVAADVFSTITDLNSSKLQQALVDKGLASSAGISYGTSHYTGMISLFVVPNPAKIKECYDEIQNQMSQWGKADYYTDEQLADAKAILLRNHSRELEKPSSLPSQLSFQWCSTSFNYYTDLTDNYQKVSRADIAKYLNTYIVGKPMVSGIILTPEASKQANVASFFVAK, from the coding sequence ATGACCCTGAAAATTACTAAACTTTTGACCCTTACTGCGGTTGGTATAGCGGCCACATTGTGCGCAGTTGCCCAGCCAAGGTTACCCGAAGGCTACTTTTATAAAAAGTTACCCAACGGCCTGGATGTTGTTGTTATCGAAAACAGCAAGGTACCACTTACCACTATTGAAATAGCTGTAAAGAATGGCGCCTATACCGAAGGCCCGGAATTTAGCGGCTTATCTCACCTTTTTGAGCACATGTTTTTTAAGGCCAATAAAGATTATCCCGATCAGGAGAAATTTTTGAAACGCACGCAGGAGCTTGGCGCTATCTGGAATGGTACAACAGGCAACGAGCGCGTAAACTATTATTTTACCATAGGCAAAGATAGTTTGGAAGCGGGGCTTAAACTGATGAACGCATCGGTACGTTTCCCGATTTACCGCGAAGAAGACATGAAAAAGGAGCGCCCCGTTGTTGACGGAGAGTTTCAGCGGAACGAGAGCAGCCCGGGCTTTCAGTTGTACTATGATATCAGCAAAAACCTTTGGGGCGACCTGATAACCCGTAAAATGCCGATAGGGATACACGAGGTGATCAATACCGCTACGCCCGAAAAGATGATGATCATCAAAAACAAATACTACTTCCCCAACAATAGCCTGCTTATTGTATGCGGCGATGTGAAGCATGAAGATGGCTTTAAAAAGGTGGAGGCGATTTTTGGGGATTGGGCCAGCAGCGGCTTCAACCCACACGAAAAATATCCCATACCCGCCTTTAAACCGGTTGAAAAGAGCGTAGCGTTTGTAAAAGAAATGTCGATAGCGCGCACTCCGTTTATGATGTACGCATGGCAGGGGCCGGCTTACATGACAGATTCGGCTTCCACCGTTGCTGCTGATGTTTTCTCGACCATAACGGATTTAAACTCATCAAAATTACAACAGGCGCTTGTTGATAAAGGGCTTGCGTCATCGGCAGGTATAAGCTATGGTACCAGCCATTACACCGGTATGATATCGTTATTTGTGGTGCCTAACCCGGCAAAGATCAAAGAGTGTTATGATGAGATACAAAACCAGATGAGCCAATGGGGCAAAGCCGATTACTATACCGATGAACAGCTTGCTGATGCAAAAGCTATATTATTGCGTAATCACAGCCGCGAGCTCGAAAAACCGTCGTCGCTGCCGTCGCAGTTAAGTTTTCAATGGTGCAGTACATCGTTTAATTACTATACCGATCTGACTGACAACTACCAGAAAGTTAGCCGTGCAGATATAGCTAAATATCTGAACACTTATATAGTGGGTAAGCCAATGGTATCCGGAATAATATTAACGCCCGAGGCAAGCAAACAGGCAAATGTGGCTTCGTTTTTTGTAGCTAAATAA
- a CDS encoding DUF4230 domain-containing protein, protein MFNTSRPRISITLVFALVITGCLIFLFFYIKHEFATTRTQVTQDAMVSKIIAMGKLELVKYAMKDVVEKKELHTILPDSRVLFVAVGEVTACIDLTKVKKADISQGKDTISITLPQPEVCYVKLDHQKSRVYDVSGVWFADKSKEMVEDVYRLAERKMLNAATEMNLLGKARENAGLIFKPFLESVSGKKVLIKFK, encoded by the coding sequence ATGTTCAATACATCCCGTCCCCGCATATCCATTACCCTGGTGTTTGCCCTGGTTATTACCGGGTGTTTGATATTCCTTTTCTTTTACATCAAACACGAATTTGCCACTACGCGCACACAGGTTACACAAGACGCCATGGTAAGTAAAATTATAGCTATGGGCAAGCTGGAGCTGGTTAAATACGCCATGAAAGATGTGGTAGAAAAAAAGGAACTGCATACTATACTGCCCGATTCGCGGGTGCTGTTTGTAGCGGTTGGAGAGGTTACAGCGTGCATAGATCTTACTAAAGTTAAAAAAGCCGACATAAGTCAGGGGAAGGACACAATAAGTATAACACTTCCGCAGCCGGAGGTATGCTATGTAAAGCTCGATCATCAAAAATCACGCGTTTACGATGTATCGGGCGTTTGGTTTGCCGACAAAAGTAAGGAGATGGTAGAAGATGTTTACCGGCTTGCCGAAAGGAAAATGCTGAACGCCGCTACTGAAATGAACCTGTTGGGCAAGGCAAGGGAAAATGCAGGCCTGATATTTAAACCATTTCTTGAAAGTGTATCGGGCAAAAAGGTGTTGATAAAATTCAAGTGA
- a CDS encoding OsmC family protein, giving the protein MKRTANAHWNGTLQEGKGEISTQSTTLNKTQYSFKTRFADGVGTNPEELIAAAHAGCFTMAVGAALSQQGITPGDLTTDAILDLDMQALEIKGIHLELKASVIDGVDEAKFKEVAEGAKSGCIVSKALSVPITLNVTYV; this is encoded by the coding sequence ATGAAACGCACGGCAAACGCACATTGGAACGGCACCTTACAGGAAGGTAAGGGCGAGATCAGCACACAAAGTACTACGCTTAACAAAACTCAATATTCTTTTAAAACCCGCTTCGCTGATGGCGTGGGCACCAACCCCGAAGAACTGATAGCTGCCGCGCATGCGGGCTGCTTTACCATGGCGGTAGGGGCGGCCTTATCGCAGCAGGGCATTACCCCCGGCGACCTGACCACGGACGCTATACTTGACCTGGATATGCAGGCGCTTGAAATTAAAGGCATTCACCTTGAATTGAAGGCATCCGTGATAGATGGCGTTGACGAGGCTAAATTCAAGGAAGTTGCCGAAGGCGCAAAGTCTGGCTGTATAGTATCAAAGGCGCTTAGCGTACCAATTACTTTGAACGTTACCTACGTTTAG
- the namA gene encoding NADPH dehydrogenase NamA, translating into MTHLFSPIKIKNISFKNRIVVSPMCQYSSTDGFANNWHLVHLGSRAVGGAGLVITEATAVSPEGRISPGDLGIWKDEHIAKLKEITTFIEEHGAVAGVQLAHAGRKASHTEPWNGGKQIQPDAENGWQTLAPSALPFSRSETAPTEMDKPAMAKVIADFKGAAVRALAAGFKVIELHGAHGYLLHEFLSPVSNIRTDEYGGSFDNRVRFLLEIIDAVNEVWPADYPLFVRLSTTEWTPGAWTIDDSIALAKILIDKGVDLIDCSTGGNVAGAQIPLKPGYQVEFAEAIKKQAGILTGAVGLITTPEQADEIIQTGQADMVIMARELLRDPHFPLRAAHQLGHDVKWPVQYERAKW; encoded by the coding sequence ATGACACATCTGTTTTCGCCTATAAAAATAAAGAACATCAGTTTTAAGAACAGGATAGTGGTATCGCCTATGTGCCAATACTCCAGCACCGATGGTTTTGCAAATAACTGGCATCTGGTGCATTTAGGCAGCAGGGCTGTTGGTGGCGCCGGCCTGGTGATTACCGAGGCCACAGCCGTATCGCCCGAGGGGCGCATTAGTCCCGGCGATTTGGGTATCTGGAAAGATGAACATATTGCTAAACTGAAAGAAATTACAACGTTTATTGAAGAACATGGCGCGGTAGCGGGTGTACAGCTTGCACATGCGGGCCGTAAGGCAAGCCATACCGAGCCATGGAATGGAGGCAAACAAATACAACCCGACGCGGAGAACGGGTGGCAAACTTTAGCACCGAGCGCGCTACCCTTTAGCCGGAGCGAAACAGCCCCAACCGAAATGGACAAACCAGCCATGGCAAAGGTGATTGCAGATTTTAAGGGAGCGGCTGTCCGGGCGTTGGCGGCTGGTTTTAAGGTGATTGAGTTGCACGGTGCACACGGATACCTGTTGCACGAATTTCTCTCACCTGTAAGCAATATTCGTACAGATGAATATGGCGGGTCGTTTGACAACCGCGTACGCTTTTTACTGGAGATAATTGATGCAGTGAACGAGGTATGGCCGGCAGATTATCCGCTGTTTGTAAGGCTATCAACAACTGAATGGACACCGGGCGCCTGGACAATAGATGATTCTATAGCGCTGGCAAAAATATTAATTGACAAAGGCGTAGACCTGATAGACTGCTCAACCGGGGGCAACGTTGCCGGCGCGCAGATACCGCTTAAGCCCGGCTACCAGGTGGAGTTTGCCGAAGCCATAAAGAAACAGGCAGGTATACTTACCGGAGCCGTTGGGCTGATCACGACACCTGAACAAGCTGATGAGATCATACAAACGGGGCAGGCCGATATGGTGATAATGGCCCGTGAACTGCTGCGCGACCCACATTTTCCGTTGCGCGCGGCGCACCAGCTTGGCCACGACGTTAAATGGCCGGTACAATACGAGCGTGCTAAGTGGTAA
- a CDS encoding cation:proton antiporter, translated as MTTYTTLIILSGLVIFSYLFDLIAGKTKIPSVILLLFLGIGIRLAVDYFNLLKINFTSILPALGTLGLILIVFEGALELKYTKNKNGVIKSSFFSALSTLLLTSCLITGAFYYITGESVYKCFVNAIPFCVVSSSIAIPSASGINKEKKEFIIYESSFSDILAVILFNFMISNESINISAFARLSAELGGILLVAIGSCLLLLYLIGRLTHHIKSFLIISILILVYSVGQSYHLSSLIIVLALGLFLNNAGQINISWFRKYFIYPTLGHDIKQLFQLSAESAFIMRTFFFIIFGYTMDVYQLQNWMTIVNGGLVLLLIYLVRYLYLKIVLRTGLMPELVIIPRGLISVLLFYNIPTSVKIPALGTGLLFVVILGTSIIMSLGLLGTKKSAAQEFKDV; from the coding sequence TTGACTACTTACACCACATTAATTATACTAAGCGGACTGGTAATATTTAGTTACCTGTTTGATCTGATAGCAGGCAAAACCAAGATACCCTCGGTGATACTGCTGCTATTTTTGGGGATAGGTATCCGCCTGGCGGTTGACTACTTTAATCTGCTTAAAATTAACTTCACAAGCATCTTACCTGCTTTAGGTACGCTGGGATTGATCCTGATAGTATTTGAGGGCGCGCTTGAACTTAAATACACTAAAAATAAGAACGGAGTAATCAAAAGTTCTTTTTTCTCGGCGTTATCTACACTATTGTTAACTTCCTGCTTAATTACCGGCGCCTTTTACTACATAACCGGCGAAAGCGTGTATAAGTGTTTTGTTAACGCCATACCTTTTTGCGTGGTAAGCTCGTCTATCGCTATTCCATCTGCATCGGGCATCAATAAAGAAAAAAAAGAATTCATCATTTACGAGTCGTCCTTTTCGGATATCCTGGCGGTAATACTGTTCAATTTCATGATCAGTAATGAGTCCATCAACATATCGGCCTTTGCCCGGCTAAGCGCCGAACTGGGCGGTATATTGTTGGTTGCCATCGGCTCCTGCCTGTTGCTGCTGTACCTCATCGGCCGCCTAACGCACCATATCAAATCGTTCCTGATAATCTCGATACTGATCCTTGTTTACAGCGTCGGGCAATCATACCATTTATCGTCGCTTATTATCGTTTTAGCCCTGGGTTTGTTTCTAAACAATGCCGGCCAGATAAATATCAGTTGGTTTCGCAAGTACTTTATATATCCAACATTAGGGCACGATATTAAACAACTGTTTCAACTATCGGCCGAGAGCGCTTTTATCATGCGCACCTTCTTCTTTATTATTTTCGGCTACACTATGGATGTTTATCAGTTGCAAAACTGGATGACCATAGTAAACGGCGGCTTGGTTTTATTACTGATATACCTGGTTAGGTATTTATATCTTAAGATTGTTTTACGTACAGGCCTGATGCCTGAGCTGGTCATCATTCCCCGCGGACTGATCAGCGTGCTGCTCTTTTATAATATTCCCACATCAGTTAAAATACCTGCCCTTGGCACAGGCTTATTGTTTGTGGTGATTTTAGGTACCAGCATTATCATGAGCTTGGGCCTTCTTGGCACGAAAAAATCGGCGGCGCAGGAGTTTAAAGATGTTTAA
- a CDS encoding single-stranded DNA-binding protein → MATIKNSVRLIGNIGMDPDVRTFDNNRKMARLSLATNESYKNDKGEKVTDTQWHNVVMWGAQATMAESFLKKGDSVLVKGKLASRSYSDKDGVKRYVTEVVVNEFIKISNKE, encoded by the coding sequence ATGGCAACAATAAAAAACAGTGTAAGGTTGATAGGCAACATAGGCATGGACCCTGATGTAAGGACCTTTGATAATAATCGCAAAATGGCGCGCCTGTCGTTAGCTACCAACGAGAGTTACAAAAACGATAAGGGCGAAAAGGTTACCGACACCCAATGGCATAATGTGGTGATGTGGGGTGCGCAGGCAACCATGGCCGAAAGCTTTTTAAAAAAGGGCGACAGCGTACTTGTGAAAGGCAAGCTGGCTTCCCGCAGTTACAGCGACAAGGATGGCGTAAAACGCTACGTAACCGAAGTGGTGGTAAATGAGTTTATAAAAATAAGCAACAAGGAATAA
- a CDS encoding SDR family oxidoreductase → MNIIITGASSGVGFEAVLELILSGKHKVIALARSQDKLTRLLEIAKGLNPECELYAITFDIVHDDYAGLQQFITSNFDGRVDVLINNAGVLINKPFTQLLETDFVEMLQSNYIGHVRIIQSLLQFMGDGSHILNIGSMGGFQGSAKFNGLSAYSASKAALHTLTECLAQEFAEQGIKVNCLALGSAQTEMLEQAFPGYESPVMAFEMGKYIADFAITGQRFFNGKVLPVAVSTP, encoded by the coding sequence ATGAACATTATTATTACAGGCGCCAGCAGCGGCGTAGGGTTTGAAGCTGTATTAGAATTGATATTATCAGGTAAACACAAGGTAATAGCGCTTGCGCGTTCGCAGGATAAACTGACCCGCCTGCTTGAAATTGCCAAAGGCCTTAACCCCGAATGCGAACTATATGCCATAACTTTTGATATTGTGCATGATGATTACGCGGGGTTGCAGCAGTTCATCACCTCTAACTTTGACGGCCGCGTTGATGTGCTGATAAATAACGCCGGTGTGCTGATAAACAAACCTTTTACCCAGTTGCTGGAAACCGACTTTGTAGAAATGCTGCAAAGTAACTATATAGGGCACGTGCGCATTATTCAAAGCTTGCTGCAATTTATGGGCGATGGCTCCCATATCCTTAACATCGGCAGTATGGGTGGGTTTCAGGGTAGCGCCAAATTTAATGGCCTTTCTGCGTACTCTGCAAGCAAGGCCGCTTTGCATACCTTGACCGAGTGCCTGGCGCAGGAGTTTGCTGAACAAGGCATAAAGGTAAACTGCCTGGCCCTTGGCTCGGCACAAACCGAAATGCTTGAACAAGCCTTCCCCGGTTATGAATCGCCGGTTATGGCGTTTGAAATGGGCAAATATATTGCTGATTTCGCGATAACCGGTCAGCGCTTTTTTAACGGAAAGGTACTCCCTGTAGCAGTATCAACACCCTGA
- a CDS encoding aromatic amino acid hydroxylase: protein MSDFNDFNNPQVAALPRHLKQFIVDQHYEHYTPVDHAVWRYVMRQNYSYLKDVAYYPYIPGLQKAGLTIEKIPDLQDMNNALAKIGWGAVTVDGFIPPAAFMEYQAYRVLVIAADIRQLKHIEYTPAPDIIHESAGHAPIIADKDYHQYLSYFGSIGAKAMFSAQDFELYEAIRALSILKEMPDADEAAIKKADELVTWHQNNMGEPSEMAMLSRLHWWTVEYGLIGTLQDPKIYGAGLLSSIGESASCMSNEVKKLPYTIDAVNYSYDITKTQPQLFVTPTFQNLIDVLEEFADTMAFRRGGAYGLQKAIDCKNTCTVLYSSGLQVSGTFTAFTADENGNPVFIKTTGQSALAFDNKELKGHGKDYHKDGFSSPVGRLKGCDKPLENFTADDLKTAGIETGKEASLTFENGIKVSGKVTEISSKNSRIFLIKFENCIVLDEVGQVLFDPSWGVYDMAVGETLTSVFCGAADKDAFLEIAYKSNTGTHHPEYDQRTKELHKLYQQVRNRRHTGGDLGFLGNVWLMLQKFHYDDWLCALEILELLEHEGAEPALAAEIRQFLIQKAANQPEYKKLINDGLYLIKHPVEERLVV, encoded by the coding sequence ATGAGCGATTTTAATGATTTTAATAACCCGCAGGTTGCGGCATTGCCACGCCATTTAAAGCAATTTATAGTTGACCAGCATTACGAGCACTATACTCCTGTAGATCATGCTGTGTGGCGCTACGTAATGCGCCAGAACTATAGCTATTTAAAAGATGTGGCCTATTACCCATATATCCCGGGCCTGCAAAAAGCGGGGCTTACCATCGAGAAGATACCCGACCTGCAGGACATGAATAACGCGCTGGCCAAAATTGGCTGGGGAGCGGTGACAGTTGACGGATTTATACCGCCTGCCGCGTTTATGGAGTACCAGGCTTACCGTGTACTGGTTATAGCTGCAGACATACGCCAGTTAAAGCATATCGAATATACCCCTGCTCCCGATATTATTCACGAATCGGCAGGCCACGCGCCTATCATTGCCGATAAAGATTACCACCAATACCTAAGCTATTTTGGGTCGATAGGTGCTAAAGCGATGTTCAGCGCGCAGGATTTTGAATTATATGAAGCTATACGCGCCCTATCCATATTAAAGGAAATGCCTGATGCTGATGAAGCTGCAATAAAAAAGGCCGACGAACTGGTTACCTGGCACCAAAACAATATGGGTGAGCCATCTGAAATGGCCATGCTGAGCCGCTTACACTGGTGGACGGTGGAGTACGGACTGATAGGCACTTTACAAGACCCAAAAATATATGGGGCCGGGCTGCTGTCGTCTATCGGCGAAAGCGCCAGCTGCATGAGCAACGAGGTTAAAAAACTACCCTATACCATAGATGCTGTTAACTATAGTTACGATATTACCAAAACGCAGCCGCAGCTTTTTGTAACGCCAACTTTTCAAAATCTGATAGATGTGCTTGAAGAATTTGCCGATACTATGGCCTTTCGCAGGGGAGGTGCTTACGGGCTTCAAAAGGCTATCGATTGTAAAAACACCTGCACCGTTCTTTATAGTTCGGGCTTGCAGGTGTCCGGAACGTTTACAGCGTTTACGGCGGATGAAAATGGCAATCCTGTATTCATCAAAACTACCGGCCAGTCTGCCCTGGCGTTTGATAACAAAGAGTTAAAAGGGCACGGTAAAGATTATCATAAAGATGGGTTCAGCTCGCCGGTGGGCAGGTTGAAGGGTTGCGATAAACCACTCGAAAATTTTACCGCCGATGACCTTAAAACCGCGGGAATTGAAACCGGTAAGGAAGCTTCGCTTACTTTTGAAAACGGCATTAAAGTTTCAGGAAAAGTAACGGAAATTTCTTCAAAAAATTCGAGAATTTTCTTGATAAAATTCGAAAATTGTATTGTTTTAGACGAGGTGGGGCAGGTCTTATTCGACCCTTCATGGGGTGTTTACGACATGGCTGTTGGTGAAACCCTAACATCGGTTTTTTGTGGCGCGGCCGACAAGGATGCCTTCCTGGAGATAGCTTACAAATCGAATACCGGTACCCACCATCCCGAGTATGACCAACGCACAAAAGAGCTGCATAAGTTGTACCAGCAGGTACGTAACCGCCGGCATACCGGCGGCGATCTCGGCTTTTTGGGCAATGTGTGGCTGATGCTTCAGAAATTTCATTACGACGACTGGCTGTGTGCTTTAGAAATACTGGAACTGTTAGAGCACGAAGGCGCAGAGCCGGCCCTGGCTGCCGAAATAAGACAATTTTTAATACAGAAGGCCGCAAACCAGCCCGAGTATAAGAAACTGATAAATGATGGCTTGTACCTCATTAAACATCCGGTAGAAGAAAGGTTGGTTGTTTAA